One Glycine max cultivar Williams 82 chromosome 6, Glycine_max_v4.0, whole genome shotgun sequence DNA segment encodes these proteins:
- the LOC100500306 gene encoding uncharacterized protein LOC100500306: MGSNGTSWADQWDNGPDPVTVSNESKKKNKKAFGKTKAVASTGVKKLKEGTSVGLHWIKTKYHNTTQKH, encoded by the coding sequence atgggaTCCAACGGAACATCTTGGGCTGACCAGTGGGATAACGGGCCTGACCCAGTGACTGTCTCCaatgaatcaaagaaaaagaacaagaagGCCTTCGGCAAGACCAAGGCAGTTGCTTCCACCGGCGTGAAGAAGTTGAAGGAGGGTACCTCTGTTGGCCTCCATTGGATCAAGACCAAGTATCACAACACCACCCAGAAGCATTAA